The genomic region CACCTGGACGCAACCTTGACATTATGTATCATGATATTAACCTCTCTCTCATGATTTATTTTGGCCCGATTCATGAAGAATAACTGCTGTGGCCACTGAGAAAAGACTGGAAGGCTGAATTGCCCTGTCCAACACCCCCTGCAACCGTTTGCTCAGCGCTCGCTCAAAGGCCCAAGCTTCTGCGCAAACCTGCCAGCCAAAATTTCCACTCTACCATCATCgtgtcaacaccaccaccatcaccaccaaaacaatcacctctcctcctcctccctccccgcgCATCGCCTATGCGACCACCCACAATgcgcaccaccgccctccaaGCCTACCGAAAAGGCGTCCAATCCCTCACCCgcccatcaaccacctcccgcctcctccccccatcaaccaccacccgacaagcctcctcaaccaccacccccccaagacCAAACCCCTACATCCGCAAACCCATCTCCAAACCCCTCACCTCCAAAACCCTCCcacaaacaccctcccccgctcccaCCGCCGAAGAAGAACCCCTCATTCCCGAagccccccaaacccacgacctcgacccctccttcaacccccctatccacaacccctccgcatcccccccctcccaaaccttcaccaccgccatctcttccccctcccgccccttccccccctccgacTCAGGAATCGActggtcctcctccttccacggcctcagcaccatcgccttctcccccgaaacctcctccatcctcatgGCCCCCCTCGACCCGATAGACGTCGAAATGAAGCCAGACGGGATAATCTACCTCCCCGAAATCAAATACCGCCGCATCCTCAACCGAGCCTTCGGTCCCGGCGCCTGGGGCCTCGCGCCCCGCGGCGAACTCGTGGTAGGCGAAAAGGTAGTAACGCGGGAATACGCCCTCGTCGTGCACGGCCGGTaagccccccttcccctccccaaacaaaagaaataCTGTGCTGATATGaaatggaaaaaaaaaaaagattcgTCGCCCAAGCCCGCGGAGAATGCCAATACTTTGGCGAAGACAACATCCCCACCGCCGGCGAGGGCTGCAAGTCCAACGCCCTCATGCGCTGCTGCAAAGACCTCGGCATCGCCTCGGAGCTCTGGGACCCGAGGTTCATCCGCGAGTTCAAAAAGAAGCACTGCCACGAGATCTGGGTCGAGCACGTCGTTAacggaaaaaaaagaaaagtctgGACGAGAAAGGACGGCGAGCCCATGTATCCTTACAAGGTCTCCAAGGGGGGTGCAACGACATCGAGTTCATCAGCAAGAAGGGATGATCTTGGGCCGGTGGTATAAAACAGACCGAAAGAAGAATTGTAAGATATGGATGGGTTTGTAAACGATAGACAGCTGCATGGCACATCGATGTTTTGGTTTGAAGTCGATGTTCATATTATACCAATCACGCTATACACCATGTATTCATGGAGAACAGAGAGACCAAGTCCCGTTTTTTCCTCGCAGCGAAGCTCCTCAGATCTACCTCTGTAGTGTATTTGTCTTGAAAATAACCAAAAAATCCAACAAAACGCAGCACTCCAACCTAATCATAACCAATGATATGGAaatcttgttgttgatgctgctgttaAAAAGACCATCTCACGTCTATTGtcccccatcaaaccccgAGCTCCTcccctgctcctccttcttcccaccagcaccggcagtATTTCCCCCCTGTCCCCAAGCCCACGGCATCCAACCCCCCGTCGAAGTACCCCTCTCCGGCACCTGCCTCCTGTGGACCCtcggctcatcctcctccccactctCGGCCTCTAGCTTTTCAAAATCCTGCTCTGACCGGCTCTTGGACAAACCGCTGGCCGACCCGGGGGACCCATCCTGCGACACCGACCCCGGCCGGTTATCATGCAAAGCTGCCTGTTCCTCCCGGTCAAGCGCCGACATGACAATGTTGAGTCTCTCTCGCTGAGCTTGAATAAACGACATGCGAGCTGAGGCGCCCGCTCCACGGACAGAAGGGGGGATGATGCTTGACCATGAGTCTGgtcgctgttgctgcggtgtcggggttgagggagcagcagaggcCGAGGCAGCAGCGGACACGGCCGAGGCGAGGAAAGAGTAAAAATCCGAGCCGAGGCTGGCGGTgtgagaagggggtgttgcGTCTGCTGTGCTGCCCCAgcgggcggaggggagggtgaattTCGCGAGGAGGGATTGGGTGTATGACTGCGGAGTTTGAGGTTGGGTAGGTTGAGAGGCGGAAGCGGAGGAGGCAGCGtcgggggaaggggggaagccGAGGATGTTGGTTTTGAGGTATTCAATCGCTTGCTTGAGGTAGGCGACACCTGCTGCTTTGAGACGGTCGTGGGCCGAGGCGATCAGTTCCTCGATGGCGGTTTCGTTTTCTTCGAGTCTCGGATGGACGTATTCCTCGTAGATGTACCGGGCGccttgggtttgggggaggacgaggtagaggaggaagaagaagcggagGTAGGCGTAGAAGGGGATCCTGTTTGGGATGGTTGTTAGGGGATGGTTGAGTTGGGGGTCAAGAGGGTGGGCGTACCAGCAGAGAAACCACTCGGTCCAGGACTCAACGAGGAGCGCGCAGGCGAGGACAACCCAGTATATGAGCCATGGTGTAAGTTGGGCTGGGTCGGATGTCTTGAGGGCTTTATAGCTGGCGAATAacgggaagaggaaggatgcTATAGAGCTGTTTCGGATCGAGAAGCACTGATTAGAGTGCCATGTTCAGATTTGTTTGGCAGAGAGAGCAATGACGTACGAGAGGAGCTTGGCAAATATGTCAAACATCCTGGGTGAGTATTACAACAGATCTCGGCGCAAATCACAGTCGCTGCGTTTGATCTTGATTCCGAAAGACGGACTGATCCGGTATGTTGGCGATCACCCTTTGATCCGGCGGCTGTCTTGGGGGAAGTTGGTGTCGCGGGGGTTTGGACGTGAGAAAAGGGGAACAATAGAGAAGGCGAAGGCGCCGAAAAGTGGGTAGAGTTGAAGTTAATAAAGAGATGACGGGACCCGACCTGATAACATGAGGCCCGAACAAGGCGGTGATCAGCTAGCGGCACGGGCAGCCTGTCGGGCAGCACGAGGCCACCTCAGACATGGAGCATACATAAGGTACCTAGCTGGAACAGCTCAGCAGACCAGCTGCTACCTTACAGTTGGTGTCCTTTCGACTTTTCGAGGTGCTAACGGGAGAGGTAAATGCAGAGAACCCCACTATTCGGTGCATCCCAAATGCCCGATAAGGCCGATAAGCAACGACGTAATGCGGGGTCGACCACGCTAAAGCCGCGTCTGTCCGGCACTGGAAGACACAGACTCCAGCCTCCCGTTCAGCTGATCCATGTCTTATCGTGGCTGGAATGCTCGAGCTATTATCTTCAACATCTCACGCATCTATCTGTCTCGACCGGAAAATATCATATTTAGATCATTACATGTTCTATTGCTGCCTAGTATGGTCATGCTATGAGTGACGCGGCACTGACAGGCCCAACCACATATCCAtctccatcgtcatcaacgcGTCGCCAGATGCAAGGGGCACTCTAGTGTACACCGCTCTACGCCTTGCGGCCAATACAGCTGTCAAATACATACCCTCTCCTGCCTTCCCTGGACGCCTTCAACTCGTCATAGAAATCCTGGGCCCACGCCTCCTCACGATGCCTGGGCTTCCACCCCAGCCTCGGCAGCACCGTTCCCGTCATCGCCTTGTTTCCAGCCCATCCTAACTCGGCCAGGTCCACCATACCCGACCCAACATCGTCAGTGATCTCCTGAAGGCTCTTGAGAAcaattttcttttccttgggTGTGTCCTCCCGAGGCAGTACCCCCTCAGCAAAGCAAACATCCAGACACCTTTCGAAAATCTCGGTGTGAAGCACCCGCCCGACCGAAGGGTGGATGATACCGTCCTTGCCCGACGGAATGTACCCAATCCCGCGGTCATACCGTTCCAGAATGATCTTGACCAGGAGAATGTAGGCATCGGCCAGGTCCTCAACGTGAACCCAGTCGAAATTGGCGGTGTCATTCAGCTTGAAGCCGTACCCGTTCATCACGGTATAACGCATCAGAACGGGAACGATGATACCCTGCTTGTTGAAGAGACCTGTCCCTTCACCAAAGATGGCCGGTGCGTTGAGACTTACAGCGTTCACACCCAGCTCGTCAGCCAGCGTGAGAACGCCAATCTCGGTTGTCCGCTGCGGCCATGGTCTtctctcgtcctcctccttacACCAATCATAGGTGGCTCTGCTGTTGGCGTCGTCGAATACACGTCCGGGATGCGCCACTCCGGTGAGAGGCCTGTCGCCGAGGTTGGTGCAGCCCGAGATATGGAGGATCCATGGAGCAGGTGCCTTGGGCTTCACTCGACGAGCAAGGCCTTTGACAAAAGCCTTTGCGCCGTCAGCAAAGAAGCCTGAACCAACATTG from Podospora bellae-mahoneyi strain CBS 112042 chromosome 4, whole genome shotgun sequence harbors:
- a CDS encoding hypothetical protein (COG:S; EggNog:ENOG503P12Y), coding for MATERILLTGATGYVGGTFIDRFVKSEEPILKAITIDALTRTDDVEQKLKETYGDRVNTIRWPGLSDLEFIEQRAANYDIVVNVGSGFFADGAKAFVKGLARRVKPKAPAPWILHISGCTNLGDRPLTGVAHPGRVFDDANSRATYDWCKEEDERRPWPQRTTEIGVLTLADELGVNAVSLNAPAIFGEGTGLFNKQGIIVPVLMRYTVMNGYGFKLNDTANFDWVHVEDLADAYILLVKIILERYDRGIGYIPSGKDGIIHPSVGRVLHTEIFERCLDVCFAEGVLPREDTPKEKKIVLKSLQEITDDVGSGMVDLAELGWAGNKAMTGTVLPRLGWKPRHREEAWAQDFYDELKASREGRRGYVFDSCIGRKA
- a CDS encoding hypothetical protein (COG:S; BUSCO:EOG0926484N; EggNog:ENOG503NXAF); protein product: MRPPTMRTTALQAYRKGVQSLTRPSTTSRLLPPSTTTRQASSTTTPPRPNPYIRKPISKPLTSKTLPQTPSPAPTAEEEPLIPEAPQTHDLDPSFNPPIHNPSASPPSQTFTTAISSPSRPFPPSDSGIDWSSSFHGLSTIAFSPETSSILMAPLDPIDVEMKPDGIIYLPEIKYRRILNRAFGPGAWGLAPRGELVVGEKVVTREYALVVHGRFVAQARGECQYFGEDNIPTAGEGCKSNALMRCCKDLGIASELWDPRFIREFKKKHCHEIWVEHVVNGKKRKVWTRKDGEPMYPYKVSKGGATTSSSSARRDDLGPVV
- a CDS encoding hypothetical protein (COG:U; EggNog:ENOG503P1AY), which codes for MFDIFAKLLSSIASFLFPLFASYKALKTSDPAQLTPWLIYWVVLACALLVESWTEWFLCWIPFYAYLRFFFLLYLVLPQTQGARYIYEEYVHPRLEENETAIEELIASAHDRLKAAGVAYLKQAIEYLKTNILGFPPSPDAASSASASQPTQPQTPQSYTQSLLAKFTLPSARWGSTADATPPSHTASLGSDFYSFLASAVSAAASASAAPSTPTPQQQRPDSWSSIIPPSVRGAGASARMSFIQAQRERLNIVMSALDREEQAALHDNRPGSVSQDGSPGSASGLSKSRSEQDFEKLEAESGEEDEPRVHRRQVPERGTSTGGWMPWAWGQGGNTAGAGGKKEEQGRSSGFDGGQ